From Pyrenophora tritici-repentis strain M4 chromosome 1, whole genome shotgun sequence, the proteins below share one genomic window:
- a CDS encoding Tymo-45kd-70kd multi-domain protein, whose translation MARKKKSAQADAALNGSASSTPPPAVNGPGGAAKKAANEASTSALIICRNKHWRYISSFHGPWLQLPPEVLESLAHSNYLSPRPHPIDPAVFYDLVKIRRAVDEATTLAVRATSGLTSAALSNSHNAGNSMLGSAAALGIGYGGGGTAKLSRERRHRMRELATTKLSQAYHLDEIAASVATMQSASTLEDVAQLVLQREPNNVDAKYVHFFHEKIPSRMMAQCTPLDTLNDIISERPNHGSPLRTRALTRIFKEDYVNSAKDLSEALSIARYIIAQHRAGKDQLVLAKTLQEQHGRDWRQEVRIPDEDQPNSLETQLLFHRAGVYFTIACGHVHAALDGLQEAEEAKARRDAQIAQGKEPDPITPEEAQGNHLRLEARKQVRQNAKRALRDYVGFLSHFDYTPGISADLAEEFLRRLGNTANGGTNGYGTNDKIKPNMNRLIEQTNGAASPISEALIPHRGPTKNNSDRASWPKLPPPDIFKVSQLFDAAPPASLPPYPAPRPSPSADSTASAAATAFADSHENITYHPLITDALHSLLLCHALIQTPPKELLRHAHNAARLARVCDGYPIFLAARSPARADWIEVLRRAGNWIGLGTSWENLCRPAPLPGHNTKPGTDMSGKNGTPGNGAGETEAQKRERQKHEAILEALADERVVDEESFQRAVRARERRNREDEEAEKKRQLDVDDDGYPASPQPTPPKRWAQDDGREYPISTERAEAISRPSAGLTESVEALGVHDEEIDD comes from the exons ATGGCgcgcaagaagaagagcgCACAAGCTGACGCGGCGCTCAACGGCAGCGCCTCGTCGACGCCGCCACCCGCAGTCAACGGCCCTGGCGGTGCAGCGAAGAAGGCGGCAAATGAGGCCTCGACGTCTGCGCTCATCATCTGTCGCAACAA GCATTGGCGCTACATCTCGTCATTCCATGGGCCTTGGTTGCAGCTGCCGCCCGAAGTACTGGAGTCGCTCGCCCATAGCAACTACCTCTCGCCGCGCCCCCATCCCATTGACCCCGCCGTCTTCTATGATCTGGTCAAGATCCGCCGTGCAGTAGATGAGGCCACGACGCTCGCTGTGCGCGCCACATCTGGCCTGACGTCGGCTGCCCTCAGCAACAGCCACAATGCGGGCAACAGTATGCTTGGGAGTGCAGCCGCCCTGGGCATAGGCTATGGCGGAGGCGGCACCGCCAAGCTGAGTAGAGAGCGCAGACACCGCATGCGCGAACTGGCGACGACCAAGTTGAGTCAGGCCTATCATCTGGACGAGATTGCGGCGAGCGTGGCCACCATGCAGAGCGCAAGTACCCTGGAGGATGTTGCGCAGCTGGTCCTGCAGCGGGAACCAAACAATGTGGATGCCAAGTACGTACACTTCTTCCACGAGAAGATTCCGAGTCGCATGATGGCCCAGTGTACGCCGCTTGATACCCTCAACGACATCATCAGCGAGCGGCCCAACCATGGCAGCCCCTTGCGAACCCGTGCGCTAACAAGGATATTCAAAGAGGACTATGTCAACTCGGCCAAGGACCTGAGTGAGGCTTTGAGCATCGCGAGATATATCATAGCCCAACACCGTGCCGGCAAGGATCAGTTGGTGCTGGCCAAGACGCTGCAAGAACAGCACGGCAGAGACTGGAGGCAAGAAGTCAGGATCCCCGACGAAGACCAGCCCAACTCGCTCGAAACCCAACTTCTCTTCCACCGTGCAGGCGTATACTTCACCATAGCATGCGGACACGTCCACGCTGCCTTGGACGGACTACAAGAGGCGGAAGAAGCAAAGGCGCGCCGAGATGCTCAGATTGCACAAGGCAAGGAGCCAGACCCGATTACCCCTGAAGAAGCGCAGGGCAACCATCTCCGTCTGGAAGCCCGCAAACAAGTCCGCCAAAATGCCAAACGCGCCCTTCGAGACTATGTCGGCTTTCTCTCTCACTTCGATTACACGCCCGGTATTTCCGCCGACCTCGCTGAGGAGTTCCTACGCAGGCTCGGTAACACGGCCAACGGGGGCACAAATGGCTATGGCACCAATGACAAGATCAAGCCTAATATGAATCGCCTCATCGAGCAGACCAACGGTGCCGCGTCGCCCATTTCAGAAGCTCTGATCCCCCATCGCGGTCCAACCAAGAACAACTCAGATCGTGCATCATGGCCCAAACTGCCGCCACCAGACATCTTCAAAGTATCCCAACTCTTCGACGCCGCACCACCAGCTTCATTACCTCCCTACCCAGCGCCCCGGCCCTCACCATCCGCAGACTCCACAGCTTCAGCAGCAGCGACGGCCTTTGCAGATAGTCATGAAAACATAACCTACCACCCGCTCATCACCGATGCCCTACATTCTCTCCTCCTCTGCCATGCGCTCATCCAGACTCCACCCAAAGAACTCCTCCGCCATGCCCACAACGCCGCCCGCCTAGCCCGCGTCTGTGACGGCTACCCCATCTTCCTCGCCGCGCGCTCTCCTGCTCGTGCAGACTGGATCGAAGTGCTCCGCCGTGCTGGAAACTGGATCGGTCTAGGCACCTCATGGGAGAACCTGTGCCGTCCCGCGCCCCTCCCCGGTCATAACACCAAACCAGGGACCGACATGTCCGGCAAGAACGGGACACCCGGCAACGGCGCCGGCGAAACCGAAGCCCAAAAGCGCGAACGTCAAAAGCACGAAGCCATCCTCGAAGCCCTCGCCGACGAACGCGTTGTAGACGAAGAGTCCTTCCAACGCGCCGTCCGCGCCCGCGAACGCCGCAACCGCGAAGACGAGGAGGCGGAGAAGAAGCGCCAGTTGGATGTCGATGACGATGGATACCCTGCTAGTCCGCAGCCTACGCCTCCCAAACGCTGGGCCCAGGACGACGGTCGTGAATACCCGATTTCTACGGAACGAGCAGAGGCAATCAGTAG GCCTAGCGCGGGTCTGACGGAGAGCGTGGAGGCGTTGGGTGTCCATGATGAGGAGATTGATGATTGA
- a CDS encoding PAT1 multi-domain protein: protein MDLADVHDTASMRTRDTATSSGRTAGAFVPTPPSPELDHQNYNHPPESILPTACFNGQRPPTPPRHDQDNWYDPRFVPFAAQPRRTRSSYKSPYESPCAPSGSPYAPSHASSYTLSHAPTDSEVHQDSDLQHERMRQTAAAAQSHAPSTPVYSSPLLPLTQQQPLQTSPQATPQATPPIQLWPTDTSMVDSTTKKKQELYKKKGEERRKSISSRKQSESSQVSANAPPTFLAPVLPEASQPTRKTGRSKRKTISQPNSAPTQPPPLRTIVPAYSFTPQQQTPPQPDGLPLYHPAAPNPGFYSQPQTPYFSNDQQQLYGHSSPMLNRYDRIQYQVNSSLALYTQHPQHPQQLRYPQYPQQPRSQLPQQPQFPQHTQFPQYAQFPHSQFPQHAQFPHSQFPQQPQFSQYTNTFEHQQQPQFQHSPHSQYSNTFDHQPYQTTSTSLVQTEEEMQEAPAAPTVNTEEIYQHITSIYTDYKWPVKLYQINPTPSFDFAQAYLEKWFVCHIYDSPSHSWQSHTTTGFIKNGNHYSFLVLHNAANPFTRDEKKTSSTSIGVYGRYAHEHDQIHWMTIAPCIKDLMAGMLEKTVSKLKETWKFDMPKASERRFHRAYWHAANMLPLKGLLNSNMEPEKPHDALEDAEIEDEPFGFTVEDLQTGEPNEKGQEIWEAIVKEVDGKDMDTLGGDHVVTGGTEVEFEAGLY from the coding sequence ATGGATTTGGCTGACGTACATGACACTGCCTCCATGCGCACACGCGACACGGCCACTTCCTCTGGTCGAACTGCAGGTGCTTTCGTCCCAACCCCCCCATCACCTGAACTAGACCATCAAAACTACAACCATCCGCCAGAATCGATCCTGCCCACGGCTTGCTTCAATGGTCAGCGACCTCCCACTCCACCCCGCCATGACCAGGACAATTGGTATGATCCGCGATTCGTCCCATTCGCTGCCCAGCCACGTCGAACAAGGTCGTCTTACAAGTCTCCCTATGAGTCTCCTTGTGCGCCTTCCGGGTCTCCTTATGCACCTTCCCATGCATCTTCGTATACCTTATCGCATGCTCCAACAGATAGCGAGGTACACCAGGACAGCGACCTCCAACATGAGCGTATGCGCCAAACGGCAGCTGCAGCTCAGAGTCACGCTCCTAGCACGCCTGTGTATTCATCCCCCCTGCTGCCTCTAACCCAGCAACAGCCTCTGCAAACATCTCCACAGGCAACCCCGCAGGCAACTCCACCAATTCAGCTATGGCCGACTGATACGAGCATGGTGGATTCGACAACCAAGAAGAAGCAAGAATTGTACAAGAAGAAGGGCGAAGAGCGGAGAAAGTCAATATCATCTCGCAAGCAATCGGAATCCTCACAGGTCTCTGCAAATGCGCCTCCGACGTTCCTAGCTCCGGTACTACCGGAAGCATCTCAGCCCACTCGTAAAACCGGTCGGAGTAAACGGAAAACCATATCTCAGCCGAATTCTGCGCCCACTCAACCGCCACCACTTCGGACTATTGTACCTGCGTATAGCTTCACGCCACAGCAACAGACACCACCTCAACCCGACGGGCTTCCCTTGTATCACCCCGCGGCTCCAAATCCAGGCTTCTACTCACAGCCTCAAACTCCATACTTCAGTAATGATCAACAACAGCTCTATGGCCATAGTAGTCCTATGCTGAATCGTTACGACCGAATACAATACCAGGTTAATAGTAGTCTTGCGCTGTACACTCAGCATCCCCAACATCCCCAGCAACTTCGGTATCCGCAATATCCACAGCAGCCGCGCTCCCAGCTCCCGCAACAGCCTCAGTTCCCGCAGCATACTCAGTTCCCACAGTATGCTCAGTTCCCGCATTCTCAGTTCCCACAGCACGCTCAATTCCCGCATTCTCAGTTTCCACAGCAACCTCAGTTCTCCCAATACACCAACACATTTGAACATCAGCAGCAACCTCAGTTCCAGCACTCTCCACATTCTCAGTACTCTAACACGTTTGATCATCAGCCTTACCAAACCACATCCACGTCTCTAGTACAAACAGAAGAGGAAATGCAAGAGGCCCCCGCAGCACCCACAGTCAACACAGAAGAAATCTACCAGCATATCACCTCCATCTACACCGACTACAAATGGCCAGTCAAGCTCTACCAAATCAATCCCACCCCTTCTTTCGACTTTGCCCAAGCATATCTCGAGAAGTGGTTCGTATGCCACATCTATGACTCCCCCAGCCACAGTTGGCAGTCGCACACGACAACCGGTTTCATAAAAAATGGCAACCATTACTCCTTTCTCGTTTTGCACAATGCTGCCAACCCGTTCACCCGGGACGAGAAGAAAACATCTTCGACGAGCATCGGTGTATACGGTCGCTATGCACATGAGCATGACCAGATCCACTGGATGACTATCGCGCCATGTATAAAAGATTTGATGGCAGGCATGCTGGAGAAGACCGTTTCCAAGCTAAAAGAGACATGGAAGTTTGATATGCCCAAAGCAAGCGAAAGGCGGTTTCATCGCGCGTATTGGCATGCGGCTAATATGCTTCCGCTGAAGGGGTTGTTGAACAGCAACATGGAGCCTGAGAAGCCGCACGATGCGCTGGAGGACGCAGAAATAGAGGATGAACCGTTTGGGTTCACGGTGGAGGACTTGCAGACGGGTGAGCCGAATGAGAAGGGTCAGGAGATTTGGGAGGCTATCGTGAAGGAAGTAGACGGGAAGGATATGGATACGCTCGGAGGCGACCATGTTGTCACTGGAGGGACGGAGGTGGAGTTTGAGGCGGGCCTGTACTGA
- a CDS encoding transmembrane emp24 domain containing protein 2 precursor has translation MIFPNLAIFAAASSLLSFATAHNIQMKAHQRECFHESLHKEDKMTVTFQVGDREFGGSGNLEIDFWIETPSRSYQLHERGVSSGDHSFEAKEDGKYTYCFNNEHWGANTKEVSFNVHGIVYVPESEAPQDPLEKEVRTMAELVAQVKDEQSYIIVRERVHRNTAESTNARIKWWSIFQLLVLVGQGFFQVWWLKRFFEVKRVV, from the exons ATGATATTTCCGAACCTTGCCATTTTCGCTGCGGCGAGCAGCTTGCTGTCATTCGCGACAGCCCACAACATTCAAATGAAGGCCCACCAGCGTGAATGCTTCCACGAGTCGCTCCACAAGGAAGACAAGATGACCGTCACCTTCCAGGTCGGCGACCGGGAGTTTGGGGGCAGTGGGAACTTGGAGATTGACTTTTGG ATTGAAACCCCTTCCCGCAGTTACCAGCTCCACGAACGCGGCGTATCCTCTGGCGACCACTCATTCGAGGCGAAAGAAGACGGAAAGTACACATATTGCTTCAACAATGAGCATTGGGGTGCCAACACAAAGGAGGTCTCGTTCAACGTACACGGCATTGTCTACGTGCCCGAGTCGGAGGCACCGCAGGATCCGCTAGAGAAGGAGG TGCGCACCATGGCAGAACTCGTTGCCCAGGTCAAGGATGAACAGAGCTACATCATCGTCCGCGAAAGAGTACACAGGAATACTGCCGAAAGCACAAACGCCCGCATCAAGTGGTGGAGCATATTTCAGCTTCTAGTACTCGTTGGACAGGGCTTCTTCCAGGTGTGGTGGCTGAAGCGCTTCTTCGAG GTCAAGCGCGTTGTATAA
- a CDS encoding SGA1, Glucoamylase and related glycosyl hydrolase — protein sequence MLHQLVLLTGLVNYSYAFSIPPLPRMSTFVGASHAQAQQQPLQDTLEAWIAKEERIALDKLLANVAPGGSNVKGKGVADGTVIASPSHTAPDYWFQWVRDAAITMDTVVDVYAEDPTSSRASSLSTILDAYASLQRDIQHTSNPSGKFHDLSGLGEPKFQVDGKPFTGSWGRPQRDGPALRALTLMHYLREYNSSHPSLWTSTSSADFFRPFYAVEMPPRSVIKADLEYVSHFWNQSSFDLWEEVEGLHFFNLMVSAKSLREGSSLARSFGDVGAAEWYEKQAGYIENLLVKFWNAQKGHLVETLWSKRSGLDCGLLLGSLHGQASEGSAHKAVYPPWSDEILVSLLALTRDQRDRFPINSRPSDENQDDDVNEESFQGTGIGRYPEDVYDGYGDSNRGGNPWFLCTSSAADILYRTASHISVAGNLTITDVGLPFYESLLASSSLDVNVGTFGPSDALFYSVVERLQFTADQFLEVVKSHVDAEGSMSEQFDRVTGFMRGAVDLTWSYGAFLHAVRARKVLQAL from the exons ATGCTACATCAGCTGGTCCTCCTTACGGGCTTGGTCAACTATTCCTATGCCTTCTCGATACCACCTCTACCTCGCATGAGCACCTTTGTAGGCGCCAGCCATGCCCAAGCACAGCAGCAACCGCTTCAAGACACGCTCGAAGCCTGGATAGCAAAGGAAGAGCGTATTGCGCTGGACAAGCTTCTGGCAAATGTCGCGCCGGGTGGCAGTAATGTCAAAGGAAAAGGCGTCGCGGATGGCACAGTCATTGCTAGTCCCAGCCATACTGCGCCTGACTATTGGTTTCAAT GGGTCCGAGATGCAGCCATCACGATGGACACCGTCGTAGACGTCTACGCCGAAGATCCAACTTCGTCTCGTGCATCCTCACTCTCCACTATCCTCGATGCCTACGCTTCTCTGCAACGCGATATTCAGCATACATCAAACCCATCGGGTAAATTCCATGACCTATCTGGTCTCGGAGAGCCCAAGTTCCAAGTCGATGGCAAGCCGTTCACAGGATCATGGGGTAGGCCTCAGCGTGACGGCCCGGCTCTACGCGCTCTGACGCTCATGCACTACCTCCGTGAATACAACTCCTCACACCCCTCGCTCTGGACCTCCACCAGTTCAGCAGACTTCTTCAGACCATTCTATGCTGTGGAGATGCCGCCTCGCAGCGTCATCAAAGCGGATTTGGAGTATGTGAGCCACTTCTGGAACCAGTCTTCGTTCGACCTCTGGGAGGAGGTAGAGGGGCTGCACTTCTTCAACTTGATGGTCAGCGCGAAGAGTCTGAGAGAGGGCAGTAGCCTGGCGAGGTCCTTCGGAGATGTTGGTGCCGCAGAGTGGTACGAGAAGCAAGCAGGATATATTGAAAACCTCTTGGTCAAGTTTTGGAATGCGCAGAAAGGTCACCTCGTTGAGACGCTATGGAGCAAGCGAAGCGGCTTGGACTGCGGATTGCTTCTTGGCTCCCTTCACGGTCAAGCGTCTGAAGGATCAGCCCATAAGGCTGTGTACCCTCCGTGGTCAGACGAGATTCTCGTCTCGCTACTCGCCCTGACTCGCGACCAGCGAGACCGCTTTCCAATCAACAGCAGGCCCTCTGATGAGAACCAAGATGATGATGTCAACGAGGAATCCTTCCAAGGCACAGGTATTGGACGTTATCCCGAGGACGTGTATGACGGCTATGGCGATTCTAACCGTGGTGGTAACCCATGGTTCCTATGCACATCCAGCGCTGCCGATATCTTATACCGCACCGCATCCCACATCTCAGTTGCTGGCAATTTGACTATCACGGATGTCGGTCTACCCTTTTACGAATCCCTGCTCGCATCTTCTTCGCTCGATGTCAATGTCGGCACTTTTGGTCCCTCGGATGCGCTCTTCTACTCTGTCGTTGAGCGCTTGCAGTTTACTGCCGACCAGTTCCTCGAAGTAGTCAAGTCGCATGTGGATGCTGAGGGCAGCATGAGTGAGCAGTTTGACCGCGTCACAGGATTCATGCGAGGCGCTGTTGATTTGACTTGGAGCTACGGGGCCTTCTTACACGCTGTCAGGGCTAGGAAAGTGCTTCAAGCTCTATGA
- a CDS encoding SucD, Succinyl-CoA synthetase, alpha subunit → MLSQQAHGLRNAICRTKYHGYWTTRSSFSTSLRRNGYDSTIQNLKIGAHTRVIFQGFTGKQATANAKESIQWGTNVVGGVKPNGSGEHLGLPVLPSVRAAMEQLKPDATGIYVAAHQATAAIEEAIKAEVPLIVAVAEHIPLHDMMRIHSMLQSQSKSRLIGANAPGIISAIGRCRIGFQPLPTFSPGHIGIVAKSGTLSYETVGSLTRAGLGQSLCIAVGGDVIAGTNFVDALKVFEHDKDTEAIIVVGELGGTIEEEAADWIINYRRRVKDPKPIAAVIGGFQAPHGKVMGHAGAWVGLGEGAISSATTSLIPHVSLLASASGSSHRSNTITPKAFPSSHSRAINSSSQKPQHPSDITPPKARHQHIISEYPPHRSNRSPSIIAAPTANPSQLNQRVRRFPFDYRSGPSAGAIADAIAHLQLDAAPPKAKAQVVQLIHNLWTLYTEKEAIDAHVNLALSVDDDELLIYSPYLFFDDAAFKSGKRQAHLHALRDEASISATDQQAEDAGIVYVPLASPVFPTGTRQKGTQTSPSSAAKDGPRNLVGTLVNGAGLALNTIDTLSARLSAPPHATSAANFLDTGGKATSDTIKTSFKLVLSDPRVGVVFVNIFGGLTLCDMIAEGIILAFKELDVKKPVVVRLRGTNEAKGQKVLEDAKLPIHAFDDFEEAVKKVGELANVHAE, encoded by the exons ATGCTTTCACAGCAAGCGCACGGTCTACGCAACGCAATCTGTAGGACCAAGTATCATGGTTACTGGACAACCCGGTCTTCATTCTCAACGTCCCTTCGGCGCAATGGCTACGACTCTACCATTCAGAATCTCAAGATCGGCGCACACACACGCGTCATCTTCCAAGGTTTCACAGGGAAACAGGCCACCGCAAACGCAAAAGAATCAATACAATGGGGCACCAACGTAGTTGGCGGTGTGAAGCCCAATGGATCTGGAGAGCATCTGGGTTTGCCAGTATTGCCATCTGTGAGGGCGGCAATGGAGCAATTGAAGCCGGATGCAACAGGCATCTACGTGGCTGCACATCAGGCTACTGCTGCGATTGAAGAGGCGATCAAGGCTGAGGTCCCACTCATTGTTGCAGTGGCTGAGCATATCCCCTTGCATGATATGATGAGG ATACATTCAATGCTGCAATCACAATCAAAGTCGCGGCTTATTGGTGCCAACGCACCCGGCATAATCTCAGCTATTGGTCGATGCAGAATTGGTTTTCAGCCATTGCCGACCTTTTCCCCTGGCCACATCGGTATTGTAGCAAAATCCGGTACTCTCTCGTACGAGACGGTCGGATCTTTGACTAGGGCCGGCCTTGGTCAGAGCCTTTGTATTGCTGTCGGAGGCGACGTAATAGCAGGAACAAATTTTGTCGATGCTCTGAAAGTTTTTGAGCATGACAAGGATACAGAAGCTATTATCGTTGTGGGTGAACTTGGCGGTACCATCGAAGAGGAGGCAGCGGATTGGATCATAAATTATAGGAGACGCGTTAAGGATCCGAAACCTATCGCAGCTGTCATAGGAGGCTTCCAAGCACCGCATGGCAAGGTAATGGGACATGCCGGTGCGTGGGTGGGCTTGGGCGAAG GAGCAATCAGCAGCGCAACAACGTCGCTCATACCACACGTCTCGCTTCTCGCGTCGGCCTCAGGTTCCAGTCACAGGTCCAACACAATTACACCAAAAGCATTCCCTTCATCTCACAGCAGAGCAATCAACAGCTCTTCTCAAAAGCCACAACATCCATCTGACATTACCCCCCCGAAGGCTCGCCATCAACACATTATCTCGGAATATCCCCCCCATCGCTCTAATCGCTCTCCCTCTATAATCGCTGCACCCACTGCAAACCCCTCACAGCTGAACCAACGCGTCCGTCGCTTCCCCTTTGACTATCGCTCCGGCCCAAGCGCTGGAGCCATTGCTGATGCAATCGCCCACCTACAACTCGATGCCGCCCCACCCAAAGCCAAAGCACAAGTCGTGCAACTAATCCACAACCTCTGGACCTTGTACACCGAGAAAGAAGCCATCGACGCCCATGTTAACTTAGCCTTGTCCGTAGACGACGATGAGTTATTGATTTACTCGCCATACCTCTTCTTTGACGACGCAGCGTTCAAGTCGGGCAAGCGACAAGCACATCTCCACGCCCTGCGAGATGAGGCTTCAATCTCGGCTACAGACCAACAAGCAGAGGATGCAGGTATTGTATATGTGCCTCTCGCTTCACCCGTGTTCCCTACGGGGACAAGGCAGAAAGGGACACAGACGTCGCCCTCGTCGGCTGCAAAAGACGGACCAAGGAACCTGGTAGGCACATTGGTGAATGGCGCGGGCTTGGCCCTCAATACCATTGACACGCTCTCTGCTCGCCTCTCTGCACCCCCTCATGCCACGTCCGCAGCGAACTTCCTCGATACGGGCGGAAAGGCGACGTCGGACACTATCAAAACGTCCTTCAAGCTCGTCCTCTCCGATCCACGCGTCGGGGTCGTGTTCGTCAACATCTTCGGTGGCCTAACTCTATGCGATATGATTGCCGAAGGCATCATTCTGGCGTTCAAGGAGCTTGACGTGAAGAAACCCGTGGTAGTCAGATTGCGGGGTACCAACGAAGCCAAAGGACAAAAGGTACTAGAAGATGCCAAACTGCCCATCCACGCTTTTGACGACTTTGAAGAGGCCGTCAAGAAAGTAGGCGAGCTGGCAAACGTTCATGCTGAGTAG
- a CDS encoding KilA-N domain containing protein produces MVNGRALPERRNPLLEPTESTIVDILIQRRRLGQTNLGVRPGISGLTNATQPENMGTFDYAHLRVPLPKDLKDSGIFMANKPSAQNKDRRELTFPESYFLMRRSSDGYISATGMFKAAFPWASLIEEDAERKYQKTFPSAGAEEVAGSVWIAPEEALALSEEYGMRHWIEALLDPTPIEKGNKDKSNSHIQMPPKFDVKNAQPAILPTPTARPVRARSTRSVSPSKGATPSRKFATPRKSRSTRSGMKPDATKGDDLYASFGAVTPSTALQTSIANGTTPSVSSFDGDVKEKEVDETESEQEVKEGTVHIEVQQTVETNGDTEKTSTNVTVDVPHDHPALPEPEDPAALIAEAKRMVAEAQKLDEESSAGPVKSTKRGIEDVLDDEDIAEERLNKLAKVAYTTEQKMTKEKVTRRALVGVGIMAAIGTAFQYLV; encoded by the exons ATGGTAAACGGACGCGCTTTGCCCGAGAGGAGGAATCCTCTTCTTGAGCCTACGGAATCAACAATCG TTGATATTTTGATCCAGAGGCGCCGACTGGGGCAGACGAACCTGGGCGTCAGGCCTGGCATTTCCGGTCTTACCAACGCGACCCAGCCGGAGAACATGGGCACTTTTGACTACGCGCATCTGAGAGTCCCCCTTCCCAAGGATCTCAAAGACTCGGGCATCTTCATGGCGAACAAGCCATCCGCGCAGAACAAGGATCGCAGAGAGTTGACTTTCCCGGAATCATACTTTTTGATG CGACGCAGCAGTGACGGCTACATTAGTGCGACCGGCATGTTCAAGGCTGCATTTCCATGGGCTTCGCTCATTGAAGAGGACGCGGAGCGCAAGTACCAGAAGACGTTCCCATCTGCCGGTGCCGAGGAGGTTGCTGGAAGCGTGTGGATTGCGCCTGAAGAGG CTCTCGCACTCTCTGAAGAATACGGCATGCGCCACTGGATAGAGGCTCTCCTTGACCCCACGCCTATCGAGAAGGGCAACAAGGATAAATCGAATTCCCACATACAAATGCCACCAAAGTTTGACGTCAAGAACGCCCAGCCCGCCATTCTTCCAACGCCCACCGCTCGCCCAGTCCGCGCTCGCTCCACTCGATCCGTATCACCTAGTAAAGGCGCTACCCCGAGCCGCAAGTTTGCAACCCCGCGCAAGTCTCGATCCACAAGGAGCGGGATGAAGCCCGACGCCACCAAGGGAGATGACTTGTATGCATCGTTTGGCGCTGTTACGCCATCGACTGCGCTACAGACCTCAATTGCAAACGGCACCACACCCTCTGTCTCGTCATTCGACGGCGATGTCAAAGAGAAGGAGGTAGATGAGACTGAGTCTGAGCAAGAAGTCAAAGAAGGAACAGTGCACATTGAGGTCCAGCAGACTGTCGAGACAAATGGCGACACAGAGAAGACCAGCACCAATGTCACCGTCGATGTCCCACATGACCACCCCGCGCTTCCTGAGCCAGAAGACCCGGCCGCTCTGATCGCAGAGGCGAAGCGCATGGTCGCAGAGGCACAAAAGCTTGACGAGGAATCGTCAGCGGGGCCCGTCAAGTCAACAAAGCGGGGTATCGAGGATGTCTTGGACGATGAGGACATTGCGGAAGAGCGCTTGAACAAGCTAGCAAAGGTCGCATACACCACTGAGCAAAAGATGACAAAGGAAAAAGTCACACGGAGGGCACTCGTAGGTGTGGGTATCATGGCAGCTATTGG AACGGCTTTCCAGTACCTCGTATAG
- a CDS encoding Rho GDP-dissociation inhibitor 2, translating to MADHDDLHPEQTEGFKVGEKKTIDEYQKLDQNDESLQKWKASLGLGQGKDISDPDDPRKCIILSLGLEVEGRDDIIIDLRAPGALEALEKKPFTIKEGAKFRMKAQFKVQHEILAGLKYLQKVTRMGVSDKLQEMMGSYGPSTEEKPFYEKKFEPETAPSGMLGRGHYTAVSKFVDDDNQVHLQFKWSFDIKKDWQ from the exons ATGGCCGACCACGACGACCTCCACCCCGAGCAGACCGAGGGCTTCAAGGTCGGTGAGAAGAAGACGATTGATGAGTACCAGAAGCTAG ACCAAAACGACGAGTCTCTGCAAAAGTGGAAGGCATCCCTTGGTCTTGGTCAAGGCAAGGACATCTCCGACCCCGACGATCCCCGCAAATGTATCATTCTCTCTCTTGGTCTCGAGGTTGAAGGTCGCGACGACATCATCATCGACCTGCGGGCACCCGGCGCGCTTGAAGCTCTCGAGAAGAAGCCCTTTACCATCAAGGAGGGTGCAAAGTTCCGCATGAAGGCGCAATTCAAGGTTCAGCATGAGATTCTTGCTGGTTTGAAGTACCTCCAAAAGGTCACGCGTATGGGAGTCAGCGACAAGCTGCAGGAGATGATG GGCTCATATGGTCCTAGCACTGAAGAGAAGCCTTTCTACGAGAAGAAAT TCGAGCCTGAAACCGCGCCCTCTGGCATGCTCGGCCGTGGCCACTACACAGCCGTCTCCAAGTTCGTCGACGATGACAACCAGGTCCATCTGCAGTTCAAGTGGTCTTTCGACATCAAGAAGGACTGGCAATAG